The DNA sequence TTTTTATCCGTATCTTTTCTCTCATCCAGCTTTATTACTGTGTATACCCTCTGTGCTGTTTCTAACATCGTATTATGACATTTCTTAATCAAGTCAAATACAGAATCACTATCCCCTTCTACCACGGTACTCATAGCATTCAGCTTATAGTCTAATCCACTTTCATGAATGACTTTAACAACCTTAGCAACGTGGCTGGCAAGGTCAACTTCCTCTCCGACAGGTACTACGCTAATTTCAGCAATCATTTCATACCTCCTTTAAAATTTCTTCCTGAAGAAGAATGGTTCTTTTCGTAGTTAACACAATTACAATAAGG is a window from the Candidatus Jettenia sp. genome containing:
- a CDS encoding MTH1187 family thiamine-binding protein, with the protein product MIAEISVVPVGEEVDLASHVAKVVKVIHESGLDYKLNAMSTVVEGDSDSVFDLIKKCHNTMLETAQRVYTVIKLDERKDTDKKVKMIEHKVRSVEKELEKILKK